One Felis catus isolate Fca126 chromosome D3, F.catus_Fca126_mat1.0, whole genome shotgun sequence DNA segment encodes these proteins:
- the RAN gene encoding GTP-binding nuclear protein Ran gives MAAQGEPQVQFKLVLVGDGGTGKTTFVKRHLTGEFEKKYVATLGVEVHPLVFHTNRGPIKFNVWDTAGQEKFGGLRDGYYIQAQCAIIMFDVTSRVTYKNVPNWHRDLVRVCENIPIVLCGNKVDIKDRKVKAKSIVFHRKKNLQYYDISAKSNYNFEKPFLWLARKLIGDPNLEFVAMPALAPPEVVMDPALAAQYEHDLEVAQTTALPDEDDDL, from the exons ATGGCTGCCCAGGGAGAGCCTCAAGTCCAGTTCAAA CTCGTGTTGGTTGGCGATGGGGGTACCGGGAAGACTACGTTCGTGAAACGTCATCTGACCGGTGAATTTGAGAAGAAGTATGTAG CCACCTTGGGTGTGGAGGTCCATCCCCTCGTGTTCCACACAAACAGAGGGCCCATCAAGTTCAACGTGTGGGACACGGCCGGGCAGGAGAAGTTCGGGGGGCTCAGAGACGGCTATTACATCCAAG CCCAGTGTGCCATTATAATGTTTGATGTCACATCACGGGTTACTTACAAGAATGTGCCTAACTGGCATCGAGATCTGGTACGAGTGTGTGAAAACATCCCCATTGTGCTGTGTGGCAACAAAGTGGACATTAAGGATAGAAAAGTTAAGGCAAAATCTATTGTCTTTCACCGAAAGAAGAACCTTCAG TACTATGACATTTCTGCCAAAAGTAACTACAACTTTGAAAAGCCCTTCCTGTGGCTTGCGAGAAAACTAATCGGAGACCCTAACTTGGAGTTTGTCGCCATGCCCGCTCTCGCCCCGCCAGAGGTGGTCATGGACCCGGCGTTGGCAGCGCAGTACGAGCACGATCTAGAG GTTGCTCAGACGACTGCTCTCCCGGACGAGGACGACGACCTGTGA